In Electrophorus electricus isolate fEleEle1 chromosome 18, fEleEle1.pri, whole genome shotgun sequence, one genomic interval encodes:
- the si:ch211-106h4.9 gene encoding rab effector MyRIP isoform X2 — MGRKLDLSSLTEEEAEHVLQVVQRDRQLRKSEEDRLRQLKQELEEEKTRCALLSRQPGFNERCCMLCCSPFSFLLASRQACHGCGYNVCRHCRRYTRDSWLCSACQRTRLLKTCSLEWFYSSVRRRFKRFGSDKVLKTLYRRLITPCDSQGEFTEGSTYESAGNESSVYESDSTFYRHSNEHSMAETTCVAQRVAEEAVDEAVAKSKRQTHNEQKLKEAQYMQDNRGELIEGLTTVIMQKIIRRRRETPETQPEPADGNSQASFPSSPGGPEAIQKRQRSAVALHTGDEPDREGRVEKGHTFPPECTQGLKKEGAAGSTLPSWKSVDRLDASSASMLQSPDGNWIAMQSTQLSRPSLLTKRKSLVFTALEKESGAVSAYDGLCSDTEPDTAGAWGAALLEFRHKMSSNNTSNDLLSTSPQSPAQTTAENTQSDSGQNTPVLQPHKGQFPVLKRKVSREHRRPSLLDITFYPDSTESSEEGSENNRAKRTRRKRKSKQERADQEGFMSLTSSEPDYSMMLLEVLTKHQIKKQSSTEVMNDKPVADTSDTATQDTGSSGAVTPGAPEVEDPGIVHHLLTGSLDHQLTSTLVQLTDPSSEKKDDTDKEVEMVGKRNANIEQEAVEGTEEVSWGVEAEEMERGEERQAGKKPLVVVTQDEECPVCSRQVGEENIVISSINVHKKTHRIDRESGNSGKLTKKVSANLHDKFITEKQSENYMEKPAGIPQETCLGQESETAGEAKEHEESEADSIRSEVRTGPPSVLLSWRSKRTSEEEQAENTEAGRSGRGQTGSTDHEQVKDQTGTGVETLQEQESQSASQLKKQEAAGEVGAEKNREAESRRSREAESRRSREAESRRSRTLDNVEREIEVDLCDTASDVTAEQREEDNEIGREQKEEMEDDVERRQDKERVTENEREYTRVQTTEEKSCIMKSEESGDHTFKECPDSALPGQEELLTPEEIYRKYSAASLRSITTEVLKVLNATEDLIQGTMGDKLNQSESQDLPPLPPAQSKKLDEQLSHLEENVYVAASTAFGLEAELEDLAECARSVWSATTEGELTHLEEQVASAAAQVTDIAARIAALKNAGLNVAPQTRVTKLQTIDACRQHRRRLPAPPVQEKKA; from the exons ATGGGGCGTAAACTGGACCTGTCGAGTTTGACGGAGGAAGAGGCGGAGCATGTGCTACAGGTggtgcagagagacaggcaacTGCGCAAATCAGAAGAGGACCGCCTTAG GCAGCtgaagcaggagctggaggaggagaagactCGTTGTGCGCTGCTCTCCCGCCAGCCAGGCTTCAACGAGCGCTGCTGCATGCTCTGTTGCTCACCCTTCTCCTTCCTGCTGGCATCGCGCCAAGCCTGCCATGGCTGCGGCTACAACGTCTGCAGACACTGCCGCCGCTACACACGCGACAGCTGGCTGTGCTCCGCCTGCCAGAGGACCAG GCTGCTAAAGACATGCTCTCTGGAGTGGTTCTACAGCAGCGTGAGGAGACGCTTTAAGAGGTTCGGCAGTGACAAGGTGCTGAAGACTCTGTACAGGAGGCTGATCACGCCATGTGACAGCCAGGGAGAATTCACAG agGGAAGTACATATGAAAGTGCTGGCAATGAAAGCAGCGTTTATGAGAGTGACTCGACGTTCTACAGACATAGCAATG AGCACAGCATGGCAGAGACCACATGTGTGGCACAACGAGTGGCCGAAGAGGCCGTAGATGAGGCCGTTGccaagagcaagagacagactCACAACGAA CAAAAGCTGAAGGAGGCTCAGTACATGCAGGACAACAGAGGGGAGCTGATAGAAGGGCTGACCACCGTCATCATGCAGAAA ATTATCCGCAGGAGGAGGGAGACGCCAGAGACACAACCAGAGCCAGCTGATGGGAACAGCCAGGCGAGCTTCCCTTCTTCCCCTGGGGGTCCAGAAGCCATCCAGAAG aGGCAACGGTCAGCCGTCGCTCTCCACACTGGGGATGAACCAGACCGGGAAGGCCGAGTGGAGAAGGGACACACATTCCCTCCGGAATGCACCCAAGGGCTGAAGAAGGAAGGGGCTGCTGGGTCAACCCTTCCCAGCTGGAAGAGTGTGGACCGGCTGGATGCTTCCA GTGCATCAATGTTGCAGAGTCCAGACGGTAATTGGATCGCCATGCAGAGCACCCAGCTGTCTCGGCCCAGCCTTCTGACCAAGCGCAAAAGCCTGGTGTTCACTGCCTTGGAGAAGGAGTCCGGTGCAGTCTCTGCCTACGACGGTCTCTGCTCCGACACAGAACCAGACACCGCCGGAGCCTGGGGTGCCGCCCTGCTCGAGTTTCGCCACAAAATGTCTTCCAACAACACATCAAACGACCTTCTGTCCACTAGTCCGCAATCCCCCGCGCAAACCACCGCTGAGAACACCCAGAGCGACTCAGGTCAGAATACACCTGTGCTCCAGCCTCACAAAGGCCAGTTCCCTGTCCTGAAGAGGAAGGTATCCCGGGAGCACAGGCGCCCCAGTCTCCTGGACATTACGTTTTACCCTGACAGCACAGAAAGCAGCGAGGAGGGCTCTGAGAACAACAGAGCCAAGAGGACccggaggaagaggaaaagcaaGCAAGAGCGTGCAGACCAGGAAGGCTTCATGAGCCTTACATCATCTGAACCA GACTATAGCATGATGCTTCTGGAAGTTTTAACGAAGCATCAGATCAAGAAACAGTCTTCTACAGAGGTCATGAATGATAAGCCTGTGGCTGACACCTCAGACACCGCCACCCAAGATACTGGGAGCTCCGGTGCTGTGACCCCTGGTGCACCTGAGGTGGAAGATCCTGGCATTGTGCATCATCTTCTGACTGGCTCCTTAGATCACCAGCTGACATCTACACTTGTGCAGCTGACCGATCCGTCCAGTGAAAAGAAGGATGACACTGATAAAGAAGTAGAGATGGTAGGAAAGAGAAATGCAAATATAGAGCAGGAAGCAGTGGAGGGAACAGAAGAAGTGTCGTGGGGTGTGGAGGCAGAAGAAATGGAACGTGGGGAAGAGCGACAAGCAGGCAAGAAACCTCTGGTGGTGGTAACGCAGGACGAGGAATGTCCAGTCTGCTCACGCCAAGTGGGAGAAGAAAACATAGTTATATCATCTATAAATGTCCACAAGAAGACGCATAGAATAGACAGAGAGTCTGGGAATTCAGGAAAGCTGACCAAAAAGGTGTCTGCTAACCTTCACGATAAGTTTataacagagaaacaaagtgaAAATTATATGGAGAAACCGGCAGGAATTCCACAGGAGACGTGCTTAGGTCAGGAGAGTGAAACGGCAGGAGAGGCCAAGGAGCATGAGGAGAGCGAAGCTGACAGCATCAGGTCAGAGGTACGGACGGGACCTCCTTCAGTCCTGCTCAGTTGGAGGAGCAAGAGAAccagtgaggaggagcaggctgaGAATACAGAAGCAGGCAGGTCAGGCAGGGGACAAACAGGCAGCACTGACCATGAGCAGGTTAAGGACCAAACCGGCACTGGGGTGGAGACACTGCAAGAGCAGGAAAGCCAGAGCGCTTCACAGCTGAAGAAACAAGAGGCAGCTGGGGAGGTGGGAGCCGAGAAGAACCGAGAGGCCGAGAGCCGTAGGAGCCGAGAGGCCGAGAGCCGTAGGAGCCGAGAGGCCGAGAGCCGTAGGAGCCGGACTTTAGATAATGTGGAAAGGGAGATCGAAGTAGACTTGTGTGACACAGCATCAGATGTCACTgctgaacagagggaggaagacaATGAAATTggaagagaacagaaagaagagatGGAGGACGATGTCGAGAGAAGacaagacaaagagagagtcaCGGAAAATGAGCGCGAATACACGCGGGTtcaaacaacagaagaaaagagTTGCATCATGAAATCAGAAGAGAGCGGGGACCATACATTCAAGGAATGTCCAGACAGCGCTCTCCCTGGTCAGGAAGAGCTTCTTACACCGGAGGAAATATACAGG AAATATTCCGCCGCATCACTGCGCAGTATTACCACTGAGGTGCTGAAGGTTCTGAACGCCACTGAAGACCTGATCCAGGGCACCATGGGCGACAAGCTCAACCAATCAGAGTCCCAGGATTTGCCTCCCCTCCCACCTGCACAGAGCAAGAAGCTGGATGAGCAGCTCAGCCACTTAGAGGAGAAT GTGTACGTGGCGGCCAGCACGGCATTCGGATTGGAAGCAGAGCTTGAAGACTTGGCGGAATGTGCACGCAGCGTCTGGAGCGCCACCACCGAGGGCGAGCTCACCCacctggaggagcaggtggCCTCGGCCGCGGCCCAG GTGACAGACATTGCAGCAAGAATTGCAGCCTTAAAAAATGCAGGCCTCAACGTAGCACCGCAGACACGCGTAACCAAG CTACAAACCATAGACGCATGTCGGCAGCACCGGCGACGTCTACCAGCACCTCCCGTGCAAG aaaaaaaggCCTAA
- the ackr4a gene encoding atypical chemokine receptor 4 — protein sequence MDYIEEENYVYAENYTYNVSYDAYQPICEKEDVRSFARLFQPVVYGLCLIVGVAGNALVVAVYMNGKRQQTVTDALVVHLAVADLLLLLTLPFWAAASVRGWELGEALCKLVAALYTVNFTCSMLILACISLDRYLALTPAVRNRILGRVFRKEQLSKLGLVVWTTAFLLGVPDLALCTIKHLPGRQVCMAVYPSGVALQVKMAMEIFQVVLSFLAPLATMVYCYTHVVRTLLGLPLESRGRRRWRPVRVLLVVVGAFVLTQLPYNVLKFCRTLDMMHELVTHCGVSKALDMAAHVTESLALSHCCLNPVLYAFIGASFRQHVMKFAKGIGQRRRSAQRGGDQGVNISFNSNSQSQKTSSFSI from the coding sequence ATGGATTATATAGAGGAAGAGAACTATGTCTACGCAGAGAATTATACCTATAACGTCAGCTATGACGCCTACCAACCCATCTGTGAGAAAGAGGATGTACGCTCCTTTGCGAGACTCTTCCAGCCGGTGGTGTATGGATTGTGTCTGATAGTGGGTGTAGCAGGCAATGCTCTGGTGGTGGCTGTGTACATGAATGGCAAGCGGCAGCAGACAGTGACGGATGCTCTGGTGGTCCACCTGGCTGTGGCGGaccttctgctgctgctgaccCTGCCCTTCTGGGCCGCGGCGTCCGTACGTGGCTGGGAGCTCGGCGAGGCGCTCTGTAAGCTCGTCGCAGCCTTGTATACCGTCAACTTCACCTGTAGCATGCTGATCCTGGCTTGCATCAGTCTGGACAGATATCTGGCACTAACCCCCGCGGTGAGGAACAGGATCCTGGGCAGGGTGTTCAGGAAGGAGCAATTGTCCAAGCTCGGCCTCGTGGTGTGGACAACTGCTTTCTTGCTAGGGGTCCCCGACTTGGCGCTCTGCACGATCAAACACCTGCCTGGCAGGCAGGTGTGCATGGCTGTGTACCCGTCAGGTGTAGCCCTCCAGGTGAAGATGGCTATGGAGATTTTCCAGGTAGTGCTGAGCTTCCTGGCACCACTGGCAACGATGGTGTACTGCTACACCCACGTGGTACGCACCCTGTTGGGTCTCCCACTAGAGAGCAGAGGTCGAAGGAGGTGGAGGCCGGTCCGTGTGCTGCTGGTTGTAGTTGGGGCGTTTGTGCTCACGCAGCTGCCCTACAACGTGCTGAAGTTCTGCCGGACCCTGGACATGATGCATGAGCTGGTGACCCACTGCGGTGTGAGCAAAGCCCTGGACATGGCGGCACATGTCACAGAGAGCCTGGCCCTGTCCCACTGCTGCCTGAACCCTGTGCTCTATGCTTTTATCGGCGCCTCCTTCAGACAGCATGTGATGAAGTTCGCCAAGGGCAtcggccagaggaggagatcagcacagagaggaggggaccAGGGAGTAAACATCTCCTTCAATTCTAATTCACAGTCCCAAAAGACAAGCAGCTTCTCTATATGA
- the si:ch211-106h4.6 gene encoding plexin domain-containing protein 2 translates to MVLAAKFVFVCTMIQFKFTFEEPSGRVSNEAAEGVRLAMDHRHVKGRWPRGLLLSERPGSPWASHAPVSGQYHEHGKPGPEHFPEIVTNESHGISSQTEQDMDHLYYVSKIHGPADAAGRGLWVNIEEMDKGKDHGVLSNSHRQALRVNLSFEFPYYGHVLRDITVTSGGFLYTGDVIHNMLTATQYIAPLMASFESSNYPNSTVIYCDNGTAFVVQWDHVYLEDQPHLGSFTFQAALYSGGRITFAYKEIPVDVSEISSVNHPVKVGLSDAFVILHKIQQIPDIRRRTVYEYHRVELLKSKITNSTVVELLPLPTCLQFSGCHSCLTTHIGFNCSWCRHLQRCSSGFDRYRQDWVDSGCLDERKSQGCSETENVTPAVNKTAGAALGAATPVTTAQPPQTPGVWVSTSSAVCSPVTPATPSSAGHDMKIAHLTEDGCKCVTEICPTQKIRAVLATEGRGVSAVGLLGFVLCLLPAAEKGRPAEPSADVWQTGLLAGTLLTLLLMVAAVTATLYLYCHPTSSASIFFIERRPRHWPVVLFGRGSNNPAYADVEGMSPDKEGFVVMEPTESFGLADRRESAFTTDQRDGFIVPDQKERFLVVEHC, encoded by the exons ATGGTACTGGCGGCAAAATTCGTTTTTGTGTGCACGATGATTCAGTTTAAGTTCACCTTTGAAGAACCGTCAGGACGTG TTTCCAATGAAGCTGCCGAGGGGGTCCGCCTGGCCATGGACCACAGACACGTCAAAGGTCGATGGCCAAGGGGGCTCCTCCTCTCTGAAAGGCCAGGGAGCCCGTGGGCTAGTCATGCTCCAGTCTCAGGGCAGTACCACGAGCACGGCAAGCCGGGACCTGAGCACTTTCCTGAAATAGTGACCAATGAGAGTCATGGGATAAGCTCTCAGACTGAG CAAGACATGGATCATCTCTACTATGTGTCCAAAATCCATGGGCCTGCAGATGCTGCAGGCAGGGGCTTGTGGGTAAACATCGAAGAGATGGACAAGGGAAAGGATCACGGTGTTCTTTCCAACAGCCACAGGCAAGCTTTG AGAGTGAACTTATCCTTTGAGTTTCCCTACTATGGACATGTACTTAGAGACATCACAGTCACTTCTGGTG GATTCCTCTACACCGGAGATGTGATCCACAACATGCTGACAGCTACTCAGTATATCGCTCCACTCATGGCCAGCTTTGAGTCCAGCAACTATCCAAACTCAACCGTCATTTACTGTGACAACG GAACAGCCTTTGTAGTACAGTGGGACCATGTATACCTGGAAGATCAGCCTCATCTGGGTAGCTTTACTTTTCAGGCTGCGTTGTACAGTGGCGGCAGGATCACCTTTGCTTACAAGGAG ATCCCTGTCGATGTCAGCGAGATCAGTTCGGTGAATCACCCTGTGAAGGTTGGCCTCTCTGATGCTTTTGTGATACTTCATAAGATTCAGCAGATTCCTG ACATCCGAAGGAGGACCGTCTACGAATACCACCGGGTCGAGCTCTTAAAATCCAAGATTACAAACTCCACTGTTGTGGAGCTGCTGCCTCTGCCAA CCTGCCTGCAGTTCTCTGGCTGTCACAGCTGTCTCACCACTCACATCGGCTTCAACTGTAGCTGGTGCAGACACCTGCAAAG ATGTTCCAGCGGCTTCGACCGCTACCGTCAGGACTGGGTTGACAGCGGGTGCCTGGATGAG AGAAAGAGCCAGGGCTGCAGCGAGACGGAAAACGTAACTCCTGCAGTCAATAAGACGGCGGGCGCAGCGCTCGGTGCAGCGACGCCTGTGACCACAGCCCAGCCTCCCCAGACCCCAGGCGTCTGGGTCAGCaccagcagtgctgtgtgttctccagtGACCCCTGCTACCCCCTCCTCCGCTGGAC ATGACATGAAGATTGCACATTTGACTGAAGATGGATGTAAGTGCGTCACTGAAATTTGCCCAACTCAAAAAATACgagca GTTCTCGCGACGGAAGGCAGGGGCGTGAGTGCAGTTGGCCTGCTTGGTTTTGTGCTCTGTCTTCTCCCAGCTGCAGAGAAGGGGAGGCCTGCTGAGCCGAGTGCAGATGTGTGGCAAACGGGCTTGCTGGCGGGCACCCTGCTGACCTTGCTCCTCATGGTCGCCGCCGTGACGGCCACGCTCTACCTGTACTGCCACCCCACCTCCAGCGCCAGCATCTTCTTCATAGAG AGGCGGCCAAGGCATTGGCCCGTGGTGCTGTTTGGGAGAGGTTCAAACAACCCAGCCTATGCTGATGTGGAGGGCATGTCACCTGACAAAGAAGGATTTGTTGTAATGGAGCCTACAGAGAGCTTTGGCCTTGCAGACAGGCGAGAGAGCGCCTTCACTACGGACCAAAGGGACGGCTTCATCGTGCCCGACCAGAAGGAACGCTTTCTCGTCGTGGAACATTGCTAA
- the si:ch211-106h4.9 gene encoding rab effector MyRIP isoform X1, with amino-acid sequence MGRKLDLSSLTEEEAEHVLQVVQRDRQLRKSEEDRLRQLKQELEEEKTRCALLSRQPGFNERCCMLCCSPFSFLLASRQACHGCGYNVCRHCRRYTRDSWLCSACQRTRLLKTCSLEWFYSSVRRRFKRFGSDKVLKTLYRRLITPCDSQGEFTEGSTYESAGNESSVYESDSTFYRHSNEHSMAETTCVAQRVAEEAVDEAVAKSKRQTHNEQKLKEAQYMQDNRGELIEGLTTVIMQKIIRRRRETPETQPEPADGNSQASFPSSPGGPEAIQKRQRSAVALHTGDEPDREGRVEKGHTFPPECTQGLKKEGAAGSTLPSWKSVDRLDASSASMLQSPDGNWIAMQSTQLSRPSLLTKRKSLVFTALEKESGAVSAYDGLCSDTEPDTAGAWGAALLEFRHKMSSNNTSNDLLSTSPQSPAQTTAENTQSDSGQNTPVLQPHKGQFPVLKRKVSREHRRPSLLDITFYPDSTESSEEGSENNRAKRTRRKRKSKQERADQEGFMSLTSSEPDYSMMLLEVLTKHQIKKQSSTEVMNDKPVADTSDTATQDTGSSGAVTPGAPEVEDPGIVHHLLTGSLDHQLTSTLVQLTDPSSEKKDDTDKEVEMVGKRNANIEQEAVEGTEEVSWGVEAEEMERGEERQAGKKPLVVVTQDEECPVCSRQVGEENIVISSINVHKKTHRIDRESGNSGKLTKKVSANLHDKFITEKQSENYMEKPAGIPQETCLGQESETAGEAKEHEESEADSIRSEVRTGPPSVLLSWRSKRTSEEEQAENTEAGRSGRGQTGSTDHEQVKDQTGTGVETLQEQESQSASQLKKQEAAGEVGAEKNREAESRRSREAESRRSREAESRRSRTLDNVEREIEVDLCDTASDVTAEQREEDNEIGREQKEEMEDDVERRQDKERVTENEREYTRVQTTEEKSCIMKSEESGDHTFKECPDSALPGQEELLTPEEIYRKYSAASLRSITTEVLKVLNATEDLIQGTMGDKLNQSESQDLPPLPPAQSKKLDEQLSHLEENVYVAASTAFGLEAELEDLAECARSVWSATTEGELTHLEEQVASAAAQVQQSELQVTDIAARIAALKNAGLNVAPQTRVTKLQTIDACRQHRRRLPAPPVQEKKA; translated from the exons ATGGGGCGTAAACTGGACCTGTCGAGTTTGACGGAGGAAGAGGCGGAGCATGTGCTACAGGTggtgcagagagacaggcaacTGCGCAAATCAGAAGAGGACCGCCTTAG GCAGCtgaagcaggagctggaggaggagaagactCGTTGTGCGCTGCTCTCCCGCCAGCCAGGCTTCAACGAGCGCTGCTGCATGCTCTGTTGCTCACCCTTCTCCTTCCTGCTGGCATCGCGCCAAGCCTGCCATGGCTGCGGCTACAACGTCTGCAGACACTGCCGCCGCTACACACGCGACAGCTGGCTGTGCTCCGCCTGCCAGAGGACCAG GCTGCTAAAGACATGCTCTCTGGAGTGGTTCTACAGCAGCGTGAGGAGACGCTTTAAGAGGTTCGGCAGTGACAAGGTGCTGAAGACTCTGTACAGGAGGCTGATCACGCCATGTGACAGCCAGGGAGAATTCACAG agGGAAGTACATATGAAAGTGCTGGCAATGAAAGCAGCGTTTATGAGAGTGACTCGACGTTCTACAGACATAGCAATG AGCACAGCATGGCAGAGACCACATGTGTGGCACAACGAGTGGCCGAAGAGGCCGTAGATGAGGCCGTTGccaagagcaagagacagactCACAACGAA CAAAAGCTGAAGGAGGCTCAGTACATGCAGGACAACAGAGGGGAGCTGATAGAAGGGCTGACCACCGTCATCATGCAGAAA ATTATCCGCAGGAGGAGGGAGACGCCAGAGACACAACCAGAGCCAGCTGATGGGAACAGCCAGGCGAGCTTCCCTTCTTCCCCTGGGGGTCCAGAAGCCATCCAGAAG aGGCAACGGTCAGCCGTCGCTCTCCACACTGGGGATGAACCAGACCGGGAAGGCCGAGTGGAGAAGGGACACACATTCCCTCCGGAATGCACCCAAGGGCTGAAGAAGGAAGGGGCTGCTGGGTCAACCCTTCCCAGCTGGAAGAGTGTGGACCGGCTGGATGCTTCCA GTGCATCAATGTTGCAGAGTCCAGACGGTAATTGGATCGCCATGCAGAGCACCCAGCTGTCTCGGCCCAGCCTTCTGACCAAGCGCAAAAGCCTGGTGTTCACTGCCTTGGAGAAGGAGTCCGGTGCAGTCTCTGCCTACGACGGTCTCTGCTCCGACACAGAACCAGACACCGCCGGAGCCTGGGGTGCCGCCCTGCTCGAGTTTCGCCACAAAATGTCTTCCAACAACACATCAAACGACCTTCTGTCCACTAGTCCGCAATCCCCCGCGCAAACCACCGCTGAGAACACCCAGAGCGACTCAGGTCAGAATACACCTGTGCTCCAGCCTCACAAAGGCCAGTTCCCTGTCCTGAAGAGGAAGGTATCCCGGGAGCACAGGCGCCCCAGTCTCCTGGACATTACGTTTTACCCTGACAGCACAGAAAGCAGCGAGGAGGGCTCTGAGAACAACAGAGCCAAGAGGACccggaggaagaggaaaagcaaGCAAGAGCGTGCAGACCAGGAAGGCTTCATGAGCCTTACATCATCTGAACCA GACTATAGCATGATGCTTCTGGAAGTTTTAACGAAGCATCAGATCAAGAAACAGTCTTCTACAGAGGTCATGAATGATAAGCCTGTGGCTGACACCTCAGACACCGCCACCCAAGATACTGGGAGCTCCGGTGCTGTGACCCCTGGTGCACCTGAGGTGGAAGATCCTGGCATTGTGCATCATCTTCTGACTGGCTCCTTAGATCACCAGCTGACATCTACACTTGTGCAGCTGACCGATCCGTCCAGTGAAAAGAAGGATGACACTGATAAAGAAGTAGAGATGGTAGGAAAGAGAAATGCAAATATAGAGCAGGAAGCAGTGGAGGGAACAGAAGAAGTGTCGTGGGGTGTGGAGGCAGAAGAAATGGAACGTGGGGAAGAGCGACAAGCAGGCAAGAAACCTCTGGTGGTGGTAACGCAGGACGAGGAATGTCCAGTCTGCTCACGCCAAGTGGGAGAAGAAAACATAGTTATATCATCTATAAATGTCCACAAGAAGACGCATAGAATAGACAGAGAGTCTGGGAATTCAGGAAAGCTGACCAAAAAGGTGTCTGCTAACCTTCACGATAAGTTTataacagagaaacaaagtgaAAATTATATGGAGAAACCGGCAGGAATTCCACAGGAGACGTGCTTAGGTCAGGAGAGTGAAACGGCAGGAGAGGCCAAGGAGCATGAGGAGAGCGAAGCTGACAGCATCAGGTCAGAGGTACGGACGGGACCTCCTTCAGTCCTGCTCAGTTGGAGGAGCAAGAGAAccagtgaggaggagcaggctgaGAATACAGAAGCAGGCAGGTCAGGCAGGGGACAAACAGGCAGCACTGACCATGAGCAGGTTAAGGACCAAACCGGCACTGGGGTGGAGACACTGCAAGAGCAGGAAAGCCAGAGCGCTTCACAGCTGAAGAAACAAGAGGCAGCTGGGGAGGTGGGAGCCGAGAAGAACCGAGAGGCCGAGAGCCGTAGGAGCCGAGAGGCCGAGAGCCGTAGGAGCCGAGAGGCCGAGAGCCGTAGGAGCCGGACTTTAGATAATGTGGAAAGGGAGATCGAAGTAGACTTGTGTGACACAGCATCAGATGTCACTgctgaacagagggaggaagacaATGAAATTggaagagaacagaaagaagagatGGAGGACGATGTCGAGAGAAGacaagacaaagagagagtcaCGGAAAATGAGCGCGAATACACGCGGGTtcaaacaacagaagaaaagagTTGCATCATGAAATCAGAAGAGAGCGGGGACCATACATTCAAGGAATGTCCAGACAGCGCTCTCCCTGGTCAGGAAGAGCTTCTTACACCGGAGGAAATATACAGG AAATATTCCGCCGCATCACTGCGCAGTATTACCACTGAGGTGCTGAAGGTTCTGAACGCCACTGAAGACCTGATCCAGGGCACCATGGGCGACAAGCTCAACCAATCAGAGTCCCAGGATTTGCCTCCCCTCCCACCTGCACAGAGCAAGAAGCTGGATGAGCAGCTCAGCCACTTAGAGGAGAAT GTGTACGTGGCGGCCAGCACGGCATTCGGATTGGAAGCAGAGCTTGAAGACTTGGCGGAATGTGCACGCAGCGTCTGGAGCGCCACCACCGAGGGCGAGCTCACCCacctggaggagcaggtggCCTCGGCCGCGGCCCAGGTGCAGCAGTCAGAGCTCCAG GTGACAGACATTGCAGCAAGAATTGCAGCCTTAAAAAATGCAGGCCTCAACGTAGCACCGCAGACACGCGTAACCAAG CTACAAACCATAGACGCATGTCGGCAGCACCGGCGACGTCTACCAGCACCTCCCGTGCAAG aaaaaaaggCCTAA